CCGGAGACGGATTCGACACCGTGGCTAAGGCTAAACTCGCTGTGGAAGCTCAATGCCCTGGCCTTGTCTCATGTGCTGATATTCTGGCTCTGGCCGCCAGGGACGTGGTTGTCCTCGTAAGTCAACCCTCATCATTGTCTCTTCTTCTGATTCACCGAAAGTGAATGATCACTAGCCATGAAAATATGGTTTTCTTTTAAATGATGggcattttctttttcttctaatttttttcaaaaacaaactcTATTAAAATCGCACTCTTGTAAAAAACTTTTGTtggataaatttaaaattcattcaaaaaatgatCACTAACCATGAAAACATGGTTTTATTTAGATGATGATGGGTATGttcactttctttttcttctaacTTTCTCAAAAACAAACTATATTAAAATCGGGAATTACCTGGCCTAAAAAGAAATTTCGtggaataaatttaacattcattcgaAAAAAAGTACCAGTAACTATGTTATATTGTTAGGCTGGAGGTCCAGGGTTTAAGGTGGAGCTAGGGAGACGAGACGGACTCGTGTCACATGCCTCTAGCGTAGACGGGAAGTTACCAGGACCAGAGCTAGACGTAACCGGTCTAGTCAATCTATTCGCTAATAACGGTCTATCAATAACCGACATGATTGCTCTCTCAGGCGCACACACTATAGGATTCTCTCACTGCGACCGTTTCGCTCACCGTCTCTACAACTTCTCAGCCCTCATGCCCGTAGACCCCACGTTAGATCCGGCCTACGCACAACAGCTGATGCAAACCTGCCCTCGAGTCGGGTCGGATCCCAACTCTGTCTCAAACCTTGACGCCACCACCCCTGATGTTTTCGACAACGCCTACTTCCTGAACCTCGTAGCAAGGAAAGGACTCTTCACCTCCGACCAAGTTCTGTTTAACGACTTCAGGTCTCAGGCAGCGGTGGTCAGGTTTGCAAACAACGCTGAAGAGTTCAACAACGCTTTCACCTCAGCTATGAGGAAACTCGGCCGCGTTGGAGTTAAAGTTGGGAACCGAGGAGAGATTAGAAAAGATTGTGCTGCTTTTAACtaactttatatattaaaatgtcatAATCCACAAAGGAACATCTATTCTAAAAACCTTTTATGTAAAATCTACCAATCATAGATGTGTGCCGTGGATATAAATCCAAGAAACGTAACAAACAAAACCGAcaataaaaacaacaacaacaacaaaaaaatagatacaGAACAAAAACTTCTGTATCGGCAAGACAAAACCAATGAATAAGAAGCCAAAAGGAACAGATTAAGCGCGGGTCTTGGCATAGAGATGAGTGTAGACAGACTTGGTACGACGCACGAGAATCATACTCGAGATGCAAGCGACGATGCAGAAGCCAGACATTATAAGCGACGTCAAGAAGTAACATATTGAACCTTCGCATTTAAGGACGTCATCCGGATTAAAAACAGACCCGTGTGCTTGTCTTTCAGCTTCCATGTCGTATATGCTGCTCGCAATCATACCCGAGAAGACGAAGGACCCGACCGGGAGGGCCAGCGTCAAGAAGTTGTATAGAGCTCCAAACTTTTTAAGACCAAAGAGCTCAGAGGCGGTGGCTGGGACAATAGCCCAGTGAGCACCGTACCCGAGTCCAATCAAGAGAGTGCCAATGTACATAGCTCCAGGCCATCCGAAGGCAAAACAAACATGTCCCACGGCCATTACTATTTGAGCCACGGCCATTGCTACAGGCCTTGGGTACGCATAGTCCCTTCACATTTTCAGAAACAAAGCACAATAAACAGagatgtaaataaataaataaacagatGTAAATTAGCAGAATCACAACAAATAATGATGTCTCGAAAATTATATTCCCatgttcaaaataaataatattaacagtATATTTAACTGAAACTAGGAGTTTCCTGCCCCATAAGCAgtaataatagtttaaaatttttgtagctatgttcaaaataaataatattaacagtatatttaactaaaataattttaaaatttaataactctatttatatatatttgattatttaaaaaataaaaaattaagcaTTAAATTTAGTCgaatatctaaaaatttaaagttttagaccataatttatatatttattgtttctaaattgacccctttttattttattttcagaccGTTCCACTTAAACATTGCTTAGATTGACAACAAACCTGACAACGAGCTCAGAGAAATAACCACCGGAGATACGTCCAAGGAAGTTCCAAATGCTAATCATAGACACAAAGACGTGAGTGTTGTCATAACCAAGAGACTGACTCATCTGACCAAGATTGTCTATTACAGTCAAACCGGAACCACCACCGAGCAGAAGCGAGAAGAAAATCAGCCAGAAGTCTGCCTTCACTAGTGCCTGCATTAGAGTAAAATCTTCACCTCTGTGCGGCCCTCTCCTTCCCTTCACCCGGACTGCTCCCTCCGCAGCTGCCTGCATTGCATTTAGAGGTGGATACAGATCAAAtactatcattttttttggtatttgtgATTACAAAACCGGATATCAGCTTCTTACAAACTTTAGTATTTATGATTTGCTTTGTTTTTAAtagatattgatttttattttaatttttgctcAGCAAGATATCCGAACTTTTTCGAATTGAATAGAAACGAGtaacaaatcgaatcaaatttaatGGATAAATTGGCCATCCGTACCTGCATTAGCTGTGCTTGCAAATGAGCAATTCTCTTATGCCTCTCTGACGCAGGAAGCAAATCCACATCTCTTggtttctcatcttccacttcaCTCAGGATCAAGTCAGGTGTCCTTAGTCCAGGATCTTGGTCTTCTTCCCGTTTAGGCACAAGTGGTTCCTCGACCGTATCAACGGGACCGTTTGAATCACTGAAGAAACTCGTCATGATTGGGACCAAGACCGGTGCAAGAAGAATGAAAAACAACACAACGGTGAACGCGGTGACGACGTTGAGGCTAACAACGGCGAGATCTTCGATAAGCATAACGGCCATGAGATAAACAGCCAGGAGAATGCAGACGCCGTAGATGAAAGTAAAGCTAAATCCATCTGTTGGACGGATCTGCCTGTGGCCGCCAACGGGTCTGATGAAGAACATTAGTGTAATAACGACAACCGCAGGGGCAACGGCGACCATGAAAATGAGAGAAGCCGGGTCGGGAGAGTTGATGACTGTGTATATCTGAGAGAGCATGGCGCCGCCTAGGCCAGCGAATCCTTTGAGGATGCCCACCACTGGACCTCGGCTCTTGGGGAAGTTTTGAACACCAGAGACTAGTGACGCCGTGTTGAAGTAGGTTTCTCCGTTGTTCCCAACGAATATGAGAATACACatctgaaaaatacaaaaaaaaaaaaaaagttacttcAGCACAGCATACTAGGAAAAGTCAATAGCTTAACCAGAAACAGAGCAATTGCAAAGAAAGCAGAACAAGAGATGAGAAAGTAAAAAAGAGTGAAACTTTCATGGATTTGACAGTGACTTATGAGTAACCAAACAACCTTAAAAGCATATACTTTCCGAGATTCTCTCACACAATAGTTGAATTAATAGAAAGTCTCCAACGTTTTCACCCAATCAAAAACATAAACAGATGAATTAATAAGATTGAAACTCACAGCCCATAGAGGAAGAATCGGAGCACGGCCAGTGACGATAAGCCAAACCCATCCGTAACCAACGAGGTTCTGAACAGCGCCGACGAGAAGAGCAGCCCAGAGAGGCAGCATCTCCGAGAGATACCCTGCGATGAAGCCGACACTGTCGCCAAGATCCTTCGCCACTCCGAGCCTGGCGAGCTCCTTCTGGTTGTAGTTAAGGGAGCTTTTGATTACCGGAGAAATGCTTCCGAACAAGTAACCGATACCGGCGCAAGACTGTATCCACATGGCAGCAACGAAGACAAGCCATCGGTTGTTTATGAAAGATACGAACTTTTCTCGCGTTGTTGACGCCATTGAAGAAGAATCAGAGATCAAAAGGACAGATCGGtgaaaaaaaaggttttttttttttttggggtgtCTGATTGTCTATTTGTATGTCTTTTTTATCGCTTTATaagatttaaattataaaaagacaaCCAGACATTGAGACATACTGTAAGAAGGGGATCGTAAAGACTGTAGATAGATCACGCCAACAAAGCTAAGTGATTAAGTTTGTTGATTAGTAGtaaataatatgattaaaacTTATTAAGTACATAGATCTACTAATTAAGGAAGAAGACGTGTACACATTGTATAACAAAAGGCTCGATGATTTTTATGAACAGTCCATGTAAGATTTGTTGGGTGATTTGGTCCCGTTAACTCTTCAATGCCCAAGTGCGTGTCTGCCATCTTGCACTTGCACTTGCAGTCTTTTTTAAATTAAGAGTGATTATACTATTTGTTTGATTCTCATGTGTCTTTGGtggatatttttataaaaaaatactataattaACGATTATTGAATACAGTAATTTGAAATGATGAAAGCTAGCATTAGCGAATGCTTGAAAAGTAATTGCTTTAACGTCATTGTCAGTACCAATAAGTTGAATTGAATCTTTATCGCAATCATTTTTTTCTGGCTGGGATCAGAGGTCGTAAGAAACGAAATAAAAGTGAGAAAATATGAAAGTACGGTGCTCCTCCTATCAATGATCCGTAAATATCTGCTACATTTATGGAGGAATACATCGTCtcactattttaaaaatcaatcagaagaatatataaattgtatGACATGGTGTGACCTGTGTcattatcaaattaaaaatcatatgttaCCCTTTTCGTTCTATACTATTGTCTAAGGTTATAGACGAGTAAAAAGTTACGTTGTAACCGACGGGAGCTGTTAGTTTGGTGGTAGCCGTCGTAAAAATGctgtaaaaaaaacttaattttgtaaaaaacttAATTTGTTTGGttcaaaaaaacttaattttgttatgaaataacttataatttatagtatcgaaaaatttaaataagggcgaaATATTTTCCCCGCAGAAAGAAGATATACGATAAATATGCAAGAGAGAATATTTACTATGAAGAGGGAGAATAGAGATGAGATGTAATGATTCTTTGTTTATaaactcttcttcttgtttttggtgtacaagagagtgagatgagtgatggtatttatagtgagcaacaatacata
This genomic stretch from Brassica napus cultivar Da-Ae chromosome C9, Da-Ae, whole genome shotgun sequence harbors:
- the LOC106372235 gene encoding peroxidase 55-like — its product is MYTGSDSRKPMMLSFLVGMLFFCMVTESNAQLSENFYASTCPNVELIVRQAVTTKYQQTPITAPGTLRMFFHDCFVDGCDASVLIASDNGDAEKDAHDNISLAGDGFDTVAKAKLAVEAQCPGLVSCADILALAARDVVVLAGGPGFKVELGRRDGLVSHASSVDGKLPGPELDVTGLVNLFANNGLSITDMIALSGAHTIGFSHCDRFAHRLYNFSALMPVDPTLDPAYAQQLMQTCPRVGSDPNSVSNLDATTPDVFDNAYFLNLVARKGLFTSDQVLFNDFRSQAAVVRFANNAEEFNNAFTSAMRKLGRVGVKVGNRGEIRKDCAAFN
- the LOC106408050 gene encoding protein NUCLEAR FUSION DEFECTIVE 4-like — protein: MASTTREKFVSFINNRWLVFVAAMWIQSCAGIGYLFGSISPVIKSSLNYNQKELARLGVAKDLGDSVGFIAGYLSEMLPLWAALLVGAVQNLVGYGWVWLIVTGRAPILPLWAMCILIFVGNNGETYFNTASLVSGVQNFPKSRGPVVGILKGFAGLGGAMLSQIYTVINSPDPASLIFMVAVAPAVVVITLMFFIRPVGGHRQIRPTDGFSFTFIYGVCILLAVYLMAVMLIEDLAVVSLNVVTAFTVVLFFILLAPVLVPIMTSFFSDSNGPVDTVEEPLVPKREEDQDPGLRTPDLILSEVEDEKPRDVDLLPASERHKRIAHLQAQLMQAAAEGAVRVKGRRGPHRGEDFTLMQALVKADFWLIFFSLLLGGGSGLTVIDNLGQMSQSLGYDNTHVFVSMISIWNFLGRISGGYFSELVVRDYAYPRPVAMAVAQIVMAVGHVCFAFGWPGAMYIGTLLIGLGYGAHWAIVPATASELFGLKKFGALYNFLTLALPVGSFVFSGMIASSIYDMEAERQAHGSVFNPDDVLKCEGSICYFLTSLIMSGFCIVACISSMILVRRTKSVYTHLYAKTRA